From the Equus przewalskii isolate Varuska chromosome 19, EquPr2, whole genome shotgun sequence genome, one window contains:
- the NOTCH4 gene encoding neurogenic locus notch homolog protein 4 isoform X3 — protein MQPPSLLLLLLLCRSVANTRGLQCGSFPEPCANGGTCLNLSQGQGTCQCAPGFLGETCEFPDPCQDAQLCQNGGSCQALLPTLPGSPSPPSPLAPSFFCTCPSGFTGERCQAQLKDPCSSFCSKMGRCHIQESGRPQCSCLPGWTGEQCELQDFCSANPCINGGECLATYPEIQCRCPPGFEGHACERDVNECFLDPGRCPKGTSCHNTLGSFQCLCPAGREGPHCELQPGPCPPRGCLNGGTCQLVPGRDSTFHLCLCPPGFTGPGCEVNPDDCVGHQCQNGGTCQDGLDTYTCLCPEAWTGLLCHMEDMCLSQPCHGEAQCSTNPLTGSTLCLCQPGYSGPTCHQDLDECQMAQQGPSPCEHGGSCLNTPGSFDCLCPPGYTGSRCEADHNECLSQPCHPGSTCLDLLATFHCLCPPGLEGRLCEVEINECASAPCLNQADCQDLLNGFLCVCLPGFTGSRCEEDINECGSSPCANGGQCQDQPGSFHCKCLPGFEGPRCQVEVDECLSGPCPTGASCLDLPGAFFCLCPSGFTGHLCEVALCAPNLCQPKQKCQDQDKVHCLCPDGSPGCAPAEDNCTCDHGHCERSSCICDVGWTGPECEAELGGCVSEPCSHGGTCHPQPSGYNCTCPTGYTGPTCSEEVTACHSGPCLNGGSCSPSPGGYSCTCPPSHTGPRCQTSTDHCASAPCLNGGTCVNRPGTSSCLCATGFQGPRCEGRIRPSCADSPCRNRATCQDGPQGPRCLCPTGYTGGSCQTLMDLCAQKPCPHNSHCLQTGPSFQCLCLPGWTGPLCNLPLSSCQKAALSQGTEVSSLCQNGGLCIDRGLSHFCHCPPGFQGSICQDRVNPCESRPCQHGATCVAQPNGYLCQCAPGYHGQNCSKEPDACQSQPCHNRGTCTPKPGGFHCTCPPGFVGLRCEGDVDECLDQPCHPTGTAACHSLANAFYCQCLPGHTGQWCEVELDPCQSQPCSHGGSCEARPGPPPGFICHCPQGFEGLTCSHKVPSCGTHHCHHGGLCLPSPKPGFPPRCACLNGYGGPDCLTPPAPQGCGPPSPCLHNGSCSETPGLGVPGFRCSCPTSSPGPRCQRPGAKGCEGRGGDGACDAGCSGPGGNWDEGDCSLGVPDPWKGCPSHSRCWLLFRDGQCHPQCDSEECLFDGYDCETPPACTPAYDQYCHDHFHNGHCEKGCNTAECGWDGGDCRPEDGHSEWGPSLALLVVLSPPALDQQLLTLARVLSLTLRVGLWVRKDSDGRDMVYPYPGAQAEEELGGTPDPSHQKKAAPQTKPVGKETDSLSTGFVVVMGVDLSHCGPDHPASRCPWDPGLLLRFLAAMAAVGALEPLLPGPLLAAHPRAGTAPPANQLPWPVLCSPVAGVLLLALGALLVLQLIRRRRREHGALWLPPGFTRRPRTQPAPHRRRPPLGEDSIGLKALKLEAEVGEDGVVMCSVPEEEEEVGQAEEMASPSKCQLWPLSVDCQELPQAAMLTPPQESEMDVPDVDTRGPDGVTPLMSAVCCGGVESRIFQGPWLGSPEPWEPLLGGGACPQAHTVGTGETPLHLAARFSRPTAARRLLEAGANPNQPDRAGRTPLHTAVAADAREVCQLLLRGRQTAVDARTEDGTTALMLAARLAVEDLVEELIAAQADVGARDKWGKTALHWAAAVNNARAARCLLQAGADKDAQDGREQTPLFLAAREGAVEVAQLLLGLGADRGLRDQAGLGPEDIARQRNHWDLLTLLEGAGPPEARHRATPGRWADPPPRARTASGSVPPRGGGALPRCRTLSAGAGPRGGGACLQARTLSVDLAVHGGGAYSPCRSPSKGGAVGGLPHRGRRFSAGMRGPRPNPAIVRGRSGLAAGSGDVASADNWPSDWVALGACGAASNTQIPPPCLTPSPERGSPQVAWGPPAHRVVPLNAGGEGQK, from the exons ATGCAGCCCCcttcactgctgctgctgctgctgctgtgtcgCTCAGTCGCCAACACCAGAG GGCTGCAGTGTGGGAGTTtcccagaaccctgtgccaacgGAGGCACCTGCCTGAACCTATCTCAGGGGCAAGGGACATGTCA gTGTGCTCCTGGCTTCCTGGGTGAGACATGCGAGTTTCCCGACCCCTGCCAGGATGCCCAGCTCTGCCAGAATGGGGGCAGCTGCCAAGCCCTGCTTCCCACCCTCCcaggctcccccagccctccctctcccttgGCCCCCAGCTTCTTCTGCACCTGCCCCTCTGGCTTCACTGGTGAGAGGTGCCAGGCCCAGCTCAAGGACCCCTGTTCTTCCTTCTGTTCCAAAATGGGCCGCTGCCATATCCAGGAATCAGGCCGCCCACAGTGCTCCTGCCTGCCTGGGTGGACAG GTGAGCAGTGCGAGCTTCAAGACTTCTGCTCAGCCAATCCCTGCATCAATGGAGGGGAATGTCTGGCCACATACCCCGAGATCCAGTGCCGCTGCCCACCTGGCTTCGAAGGCCATGCCTGCGAACGCGATGTCAATGAGTGTTTCCTGGACCCCGGACGCTGCCCCAAGGGCACCTCCTGCCATAACACCCTGGGGTCCTTCCAGTGTCTCTGCCCTGCTGGGCGGGAGGGTCCACACTGTGAGCTCCAGCCAGGACCCTGTCCCCCGAGGGGCTGTCTCAATGGAGGCACCTGCCAGCTGGTTCCAGGGAGAGACTCCACTTtccacctctgcctctgccccccaG GTTTCACAGGCCCGGGCTGTGAGGTGAATCCAGATGACTGTGTCGGGCACCAGTGTCAGAACGGGGGTACTTGCCAAGATGGACTGGATACATACACCTGCCTCTGCCCAGAAGCCTGGACAG GCCTCCTATGCCACATGGAGGACATGTGTCTGAGCCAGCCGTGCCATGGGGAAGCCCAGTGCAGCACCAACCCCCTGACAGGCTCCACGCTCTGCCTGTGTCAGCCCGGCTACTCAGGGCCTACCTGCCACCAGGACCTGGACGAGTGTCAGATGG cccAGCAAGGTCCCAGTCCCTGTGAACACGGCGGCTCCTGCCTCAACACCCCTGGTTCCTTTGACTGCCTCTGTCCCCCTGGCTACACCGGCTCCCGCTGTGAGGCTGATCACAATGAGTGCCTGTCTCAGCCCTGCCACCCCGGCAGCACCTGCCTGGATCTGCTCGCCAccttccactgcctctgcccACCAG GCTTAGAAGGGCGGCTCTGTGAGGTAGAGATCAACGAGTGTGCCTCTGCTCCTTGCCTGAACCAGGCTGACTGCCAGGACCTGCTCAACGGCTTCTTGTGCGTCTGCCTGCCTG gATTCACTGGCTCCCGGTGTGAGGAGGACATCAACGAGTGCGGAAGCTCTCCCTGTGCCAATGGTGGGCAGTGCCAGGACCAGCCTGGATCCTTCCATTGCAAGTGTCTTCCAG GCTTTGAAGGCCCGCGCTGTCAGGTGGAGGTGGATGAGTGTCTGAGTGGCCCATGCCCCACTGGAGCCAGCTGCCTTGATCTCCCAGGAGCCTTCTTTTGCCTCTGCCCCTCTGGCTTCACAG GTCATCTCTGTGAGGTTGCCCTGTGTGCCCCCAACCTGTGCCAGCCCAAGCAAAAATGCCAGGATCAGGACAAAGTCCATTGCCTCTGCCCTGATGGAAGCCCTGGCTGTGCCCCTGCTGAGGACAACTGCACCTGCGACCATGGGCACTGCGAGAG ATCCTCCTGTATCTGTGATGTGGGTTGGACAGGACCAGAGtgtgaggcagagctggggggcTGTGTCTCCGAACCCTGTTCCCACGGAGGGAcctgccacccccagccctctgGCTACAACTGCACCTGCCCCACGGGCTACACAG GGCCCACCTGCAGTGAGGAGGTGACAGCTTGTCACTCAGGGCCCTGTCTCAATGGTggctcctgcagccccagccctgggggctACTCCTGCACCTGCCCTCCGAGCCACACTGGGCCCCGCTGCCAGACCAGCACCGACCACTGTGCCTCTG ccccgtGCCTCAATGGGGGTACCTGTGTGAACAGGCCTggcacctcctcctgcctctgtgccaCTGGCTTCCAGGGCCCacgctgtgagggaaggatccgTCCCAGCTGTGCAGACAG CCCCTGTAGGAACAGGGCAACTTGCCAAGATGGCCCTCAAGGTCCCCGCTGCCTCTGCCCCACTGGCTACACAGGAGGCAGCTGCCAG ACCCTGATGGACTTATGTGCCCAGAAGCCTTGTCCACACAATTCCCACTGCCTCCAGACTGGGCCCTCCTTCCAGTGCCTGTGCCTCCCGGGATGGACTGGACCTCTCTGCAACCTTCCGCTGTCCTCCTGCCAGAAGGCTGCTCTAAGCCAAG GCACAGAAGTCTCTTCCCTGTGTCAGAATGGAGGCCTCTGCATTGACAGAGGCCTCTCCCACTTCTGCCACTGCCCCCCTGGATTCCAAGGCAGTATATGCCAGGACAGGGTGAACCCATGTGAGTCCAGGCCCTGCCAGCACGGGGCCACCTGTGTGGCCCAGCCCAATGGGTATCTCTGCCAG TGTGCCCCAGGTTACCATGGACAGAACTGCTCAAAGGAACCCGATGCTTGTCAATCCCAGCCCTGTCACAACCGTGGGACCTGCACCCCCAAACCTGGAGGCTTCCACTGTACCTGCCCTCCAGGCTTTGTGGGGCTGCGCTGTGAGGGAGACGTGGATGAGTGTCTGGACCAGCCCTGCCACCCCACAGGCACTGCAGCCTGCCACTCTCTAGCTAATGCTTTCTACTGCCAGTGTCTGCCTGGACACACAG GCCAGTGGTGTGAAGTGGAGCTAGACCCCTGCCAGAGCCAACCCTGCTCCCATGGAGGGTCTTGTGAGGCAAGACCAGGACCACCCCCGGGGTTCATCTGCCACTGCCCCCAG GGTTTTGAAGGCCTCACCTGCAGCCACAAAGTCCCCTCCTGCGGCACCCATCACTGCCACCACGGTGGCCTGTGTCTGCCCTCCCCCAAGCCTGGCTTCCCACCCCGCTGTGCCTGCCTCAATGGCTATGGGGGCCCTGACTGCCTGACCCCACCTGCTCCTCAAGGCTGTGGCCCTCCTTCTCCATGCCTACACAATGGCAGCTGCTCAGAGACCCCCGGGCTGGGGGTCCCAGGCTTTCGATGCTCCTGCCCCACCAGCTCTCCAGGGCCCCGGTGTCAGAGGCCCGGAGCAAAGGGATGCGAGGGCAGAGGTGGAGATGGGGCCTGTGACGCTggctgcagtggcccaggaggAAACTGGGACGAGGGAGACTGCTCCCTGGGGGTCCCGGACCCCTGGAAGGGCTGCCCCTCCCACTCCCGTTGCTGGCTTCTCTTCCGGGATGGGCAGTGCCACCCACAGTGTGACTCTGAAGAGTGTTTGTTTGATGGCTACGACTGTGAGACTCCTCCAGCCTGCAC TCCAGCCTATGACCAGTACTGCCATGACCACTTCCACAATGGGCACTGCGAGAAAGGCTGCAACACCGCAGAATGTGGCTGGGATGGGGGCGACTGCAGGCCCGAAGATGGGCATTCAGAGTGGGGGCCCTCCCTGGCCCTGCTGGTGGTGCTGAGCCCCCCGGCCCTGGACCAGCAGCTGCTCACCCTGGCCCGGGTGCTGTCCCTGACTCTGAGGGTAGGGCTCTGGGTGAGGAAGGATAGTGATGGCAGGGACATGGTGTACCCCTATCCTGGGGCCCAGGCCGAAGAGGAGCTGGGAGGAACCCCAGACCCCTCTCATCAGAAGAAAGCAGCCCCCCAAACAAAGCCCGTGGGCAAGGAGACGGACTCTCTCAGCACTGG GTTTGTGGTGGTAATGGGTGTGGATTTGTCCCACTGTGGTCCTGACCACCCTGCATCCCGCTGTCCCTGGGACCCTGGGCTCCTGCTCCGCTTCCTTGCCGCGATGGCTGCAGTCGGGGCTTTGGAGCCCCTACTGCCAGGACCGCTGCTGGCTGCCCACCCTCGTGCAGGCACCG CGCCCCCCGCCAACCAGCTTCCCTGGCCTGTGCTGTGCTCTCCGGTGGCTGGGGTGCTTCTCCTGGCCCTTGGGGCTCTTCTCGTCCTCCAGCTCATCCGGCGACGTCGCCGAGAGCATGGAGCCCTCTGGCTGCCCCCTGGGTTCACTCGAAGGCCTCGGACTCAACCGGCTCCTCACCGGCGCCGGCCCCCCCTGGGCGAGGACAGCATCGGCCTCAA GGCACTGAAACTGGAGGCAGAAGTTGGTGAGGATGGAGTTGTGATGTGCTCAGTCCCcgaggaagaagaggaggtggGCCAG GCTGAAGAAATGGCCTCACCCTCCAAGTGCCAGCTCTGGCCTCTGAGCGTTGACTGTCAGGAGCTCCCTCAGGCAGCCATGCTGACTCCTCCTCAGGAATCTGAGATGGATGTCCCTGACGTGGACACCCGTGGACCTG ATGGGGTGACACCCCTTATGTCAGCAGTCTGCTGTGGTGGAGTAGAATCCAGGATCTTCCAAGGGCCATGGTTGGGAAGCCCTGAGCCCTGGGAACCTCTGTTGGGTGGAGGGGCTTGTCCCCAGGCTCACACTGTGGGCACTGGTGAGACCCCCTTGCACCTGGCTGCCCGATTCTCCCGGCCAACCGCTGCCCGCCGCCTCCTTGAGGCTGGAGCCAACCCCAACCAGCCAGATCGAGCAGGGCGCACCCCGCTTCACACTGCTGTAGCTGCTGATGCTCGAGAGGTCTGCCAG CTCCTACTCCGCGGCAGACAGACTGCAGTTGACGCGCGTACAGAGGATGGGACCACAGCCCTGATGCTGGCTGCCAGACTGGCAGTGGAGGACCTGGTTGAAGAACTGATTGCAGCCCAAGCAGATGTGGGGGCCAGAGATAAGTGGG GAAAAACCGCGCTGCACTGGGCTGCGGCCGTGAACAACGCCCGGGCCGCCCGCTGCCTTCTCCAGGCCGGAGCCGATAAAGACGCCCAGGACGGCAGG GAGCAGACGCCTCTGTTCCTGGCGGCTCGAGAAGGGGCGGTGGAAGTAGCTCAGttgctgctggggctgggggcagaccGAGGACTGCGGGACCAGGCTGGGCTAGGGCCCGAAGACATCGCCCGCCAGCGCAACCACTGGGATCTGCTGACGCTGCTAGAAGGGGCGGGGCCACCGGAGGCGCGTCACAGAGCCACGCCGGGCCGCTGGGCGGACCCCCCACCGCGCGCGCGCACCGCGTCGGGAAGCGTGCCCCCGCGTGGGGGCGGGGCTCTGCCGCGCTGCCGGACGCTGTCAGCCGGAGCAGGCCCCCGTGGGGGCGGAGCATGTCTGCAAGCCCGGACTTTGTCCGTAGACTTGGCCGTGCATGGGGGCGGGGCCTACTCTCCTTGCCGGAGCCCATCGAAAGGAGGAGCAGTAGGAGGCCTGCCCCACCGCGGCCGTAGGTTTTCTGCAGGCATGCGCGGACCGCGGCCCAACCCTGCAATAGTGCGAGGAAGATCCGGGCTCGCGGCCGGCAGCGGGGATGTGGCCTCAGCTGATAACTGGCCCAGCGATTGGGTGGCCCTGGGAGCCTGCGGCGCCGCCTCCAACACTCAGATCCCGCCTCCTTGCCTTACTCCCTCCCCGGAGCGGGGATCCCCTCAAGTTGCCTGGGGTCCCCCTGCCCACCGAGTAGTACCTTTAAATGCGGGAGGCGAGGGTCAAAAATAG